In a single window of the Micromonospora inositola genome:
- a CDS encoding DUF2567 domain-containing protein, with product MSSDTPDPERAAHRPGEPGRAGPEPWPEQPAVDPPAGLPVPAGTPAGAPGADPFGWAGPGAEHRPATVAGSAVTARPARGVRRAVGLTLGIALLLTVLGAPLGLLWAAVAPDIPVVKTAEGAIYATPQPEQPIAADGWFSLLGLGFGMLAAIALWFLLRRRRGPVGLLAGALGGLGAAVVAWQLGRRIGLSTYQRLLDTAPDGRPFTKPADLRAGGVDWLLGVLPVPHGNLLLPAFGAAVTYTLLAGWSRWPSLRPEPEPYADWPPPAGGTGGRGVGPAEGLGSAEGLSSAPGDRPARPAAPEPPGPGAAEPPPG from the coding sequence GTGAGTTCGGACACCCCTGACCCCGAGCGGGCCGCGCACCGGCCCGGCGAGCCCGGTCGCGCCGGGCCGGAGCCCTGGCCCGAGCAGCCGGCCGTCGACCCACCCGCCGGCCTGCCGGTGCCGGCCGGCACCCCGGCCGGCGCGCCCGGCGCCGACCCGTTCGGCTGGGCCGGCCCGGGAGCCGAGCACCGCCCGGCGACGGTCGCCGGGTCCGCCGTGACCGCCCGGCCCGCCCGCGGGGTCCGCCGGGCCGTCGGGCTGACCCTGGGGATCGCGCTCCTGCTCACCGTCCTGGGCGCCCCGCTGGGGCTGCTCTGGGCGGCCGTCGCGCCCGACATCCCGGTGGTGAAGACCGCCGAGGGGGCGATCTACGCCACGCCCCAGCCGGAGCAGCCGATCGCCGCCGACGGCTGGTTCAGCCTGCTCGGCCTCGGCTTCGGCATGCTCGCCGCGATCGCCCTGTGGTTCCTGCTGCGCCGCCGCCGTGGCCCGGTCGGACTGCTCGCCGGCGCGCTGGGCGGCCTCGGTGCGGCGGTGGTGGCCTGGCAGCTCGGCCGGCGGATCGGGCTGTCGACCTACCAGCGGCTGCTGGACACCGCGCCCGACGGGCGGCCCTTCACCAAGCCGGCCGACCTGCGGGCTGGGGGCGTGGACTGGCTCCTCGGCGTGCTGCCGGTGCCGCACGGCAACCTGCTGCTGCCCGCGTTCGGCGCCGCCGTGACGTACACCCTGCTGGCCGGCTGGTCCCGCTGGCCGTCGCTGCGCCCGGAGCCGGAGCCGTACGCGGACTGGCCGCCGCCGGCCGGGGGGACCGGCGGCCGGGGCGTCGGCCCGGCGGAGGGGCTCGGTTCGGCGGAAGGGCTCAGTTCGGCGCCGGGGGACCGGCCAGCTCGCCCAGCGGCACCGGAACCGCCCGGACCTGGCGCAGCAGAGCCGCCTCCCGGTTGA
- a CDS encoding histidinol-phosphate transaminase yields MTTLDDLPIRDDLRGLKPYGAPQLDVPVRLNTNENSYPVPEPVVDAIGKALAVELRDLNRYPDRDAVALRADLAGYLGHGLTVDQVWAANGSNEVQQQLLQAFGGPGRTVLGFIPAYSMHPLLALGTGTGWIPAARGADFGLTAADAVAQVRAHQPDVVFLCSPNNPTGTALDPAVVSAVLDEAPGMVVVDEAYAEFARPGTVSALAVLPGHPRLVVTRTMSKAFGFAGGRLGYLAADPAVVQAVQLVRLPYHLSALTQAAARAALAHRDALLGTVAAIMEQRDRIVAELRARGRRVADSDANFVLFEVAGDQSAAWRTLLDAGVLVRDVGLPGWLRVTAGTPSETDAFLAAMEKLS; encoded by the coding sequence GTGACGACGCTGGACGATCTCCCGATCCGCGACGACCTGCGCGGGCTGAAGCCGTACGGGGCGCCGCAGCTCGACGTGCCGGTGCGGCTGAACACCAACGAGAACTCCTACCCGGTGCCCGAGCCGGTGGTGGACGCGATCGGCAAGGCCCTCGCGGTCGAGCTGCGCGACCTCAACCGCTACCCGGACCGGGACGCGGTGGCGCTCCGCGCCGACCTGGCCGGCTACCTGGGCCACGGGCTCACCGTCGACCAGGTCTGGGCGGCCAACGGGTCGAACGAGGTCCAACAGCAGCTGCTTCAGGCGTTCGGCGGCCCGGGGCGGACGGTGCTCGGCTTCATCCCGGCGTACTCGATGCACCCGCTGCTGGCGCTCGGCACCGGCACCGGCTGGATCCCGGCCGCGCGCGGCGCCGACTTCGGGCTGACCGCCGCCGACGCGGTCGCCCAGGTCCGCGCGCACCAGCCGGACGTGGTCTTCCTCTGCTCGCCGAACAACCCGACCGGCACCGCGCTCGACCCGGCGGTGGTCTCGGCGGTGCTCGACGAGGCGCCGGGCATGGTGGTCGTGGACGAGGCGTACGCCGAGTTCGCCCGGCCCGGCACGGTCAGCGCCCTGGCGGTGCTCCCCGGCCACCCGCGGCTGGTGGTCACCCGGACGATGAGCAAGGCGTTCGGCTTCGCCGGCGGGCGGCTGGGCTACCTGGCCGCCGATCCGGCCGTGGTGCAGGCGGTGCAGCTCGTCCGGCTGCCGTACCACCTCTCCGCGCTCACCCAGGCCGCGGCCCGCGCGGCCCTGGCCCACCGCGACGCCCTGCTGGGCACGGTCGCCGCGATCATGGAGCAGCGCGACCGGATCGTCGCCGAGCTGCGCGCCCGGGGCCGCCGGGTCGCCGACAGCGACGCGAACTTCGTGCTCTTCGAGGTGGCCGGCGACCAGTCGGCGGCCTGGCGCACCCTGCTCGACGCGGGCGTGCTGGTCCGCGACGTCGGCCTGCCCGGCTGGCTGCGGGTCACCGCCGGAACCCCGTCCGAGACCGACGCCTTCCTCGCCGCAATGGAGAAGCTCTCATGA
- a CDS encoding LON peptidase substrate-binding domain-containing protein produces MTARLPVFPLGTVLFPGLVLPLHIFEERYRELVRHLVGLPEGAPREFGVVAIQAGWEVAPAGSPGRPTPGAGDVTLHEVGCTAELRQVTELADGGFDIVTVGRRRFRIADVDDRSAPYLTADVEWLPEPAGTDEVADLLAARVISVFRQYLGLIRPDPQEISEQLPEDPTVLSHLVAATAALTVADRQRLLAIDDTAGRLRAELRLLNREAALLRQVRAVPVPLGELAGPPAPN; encoded by the coding sequence GTGACTGCGCGGCTGCCGGTGTTTCCGCTCGGGACGGTGCTCTTCCCGGGGCTGGTGCTGCCGCTGCACATCTTCGAGGAGCGCTACCGGGAGCTGGTGCGACACCTGGTCGGGCTGCCCGAAGGGGCGCCCCGCGAGTTCGGCGTGGTGGCGATCCAGGCCGGCTGGGAGGTGGCCCCGGCCGGGTCGCCCGGCCGGCCGACGCCCGGCGCCGGGGACGTGACGCTGCACGAGGTGGGCTGCACCGCCGAGCTGCGGCAGGTCACCGAGCTGGCCGACGGCGGTTTCGACATCGTCACGGTCGGCCGGCGGCGGTTCCGGATCGCCGACGTGGACGACCGCTCGGCGCCGTACCTGACGGCCGACGTGGAGTGGCTGCCCGAGCCGGCCGGCACCGACGAGGTCGCCGACCTGCTCGCCGCCCGGGTGATCTCGGTCTTCCGGCAGTACCTGGGGCTGATCCGGCCGGACCCGCAGGAGATCTCCGAGCAGCTGCCGGAGGACCCGACGGTGCTGTCGCACCTGGTCGCGGCCACGGCCGCGCTGACCGTCGCCGACCGCCAGCGGCTGCTCGCCATCGACGACACCGCCGGCCGGCTCCGCGCCGAGCTGCGGCTGCTCAACCGGGAGGCGGCTCTGCTGCGCCAGGTCCGGGCGGTTCCGGTGCCGCTGGGCGAGCTGGCCGGTCCCCCGGCGCCGAACTGA
- the lspA gene encoding signal peptidase II, translating to MTAAPPAGAGTAESGGGTPRRRAVGALLGVALVALLADLVTKQWALTALTGRPPLGLLDGTVYLTLTRNSGAAWSIGSGHTWVFPLITLGVIGWIAWMAARLRSVPWAVSLGLVLGGALGNLTDRIFRAPGHFVGHVVDMISLFDPYGQVWPVFNLADSSLVCGVLLAVLLELTGRQRDGRRAGAEPAGAAESGDGAPTGSEQRGRA from the coding sequence ATGACCGCAGCACCGCCCGCCGGAGCCGGCACCGCTGAGTCGGGCGGCGGCACGCCCCGACGCCGGGCGGTCGGGGCACTCCTCGGCGTCGCCCTGGTCGCGCTCCTGGCCGACCTGGTCACCAAGCAGTGGGCGCTGACCGCGCTCACCGGCCGCCCGCCGCTCGGCCTGCTCGACGGCACCGTCTACCTGACCCTGACCCGCAACAGCGGGGCGGCGTGGAGCATCGGGTCCGGCCACACCTGGGTCTTCCCGCTGATCACCCTCGGCGTGATCGGCTGGATCGCCTGGATGGCGGCGCGGCTGCGGTCGGTGCCGTGGGCGGTCTCGCTCGGCCTGGTGCTGGGTGGGGCGCTCGGCAACCTCACCGACCGGATCTTCCGCGCGCCCGGCCACTTCGTCGGGCACGTGGTCGACATGATCAGCCTCTTCGACCCGTACGGGCAGGTCTGGCCGGTGTTCAACCTGGCCGACAGCTCCCTGGTCTGCGGCGTGCTCCTGGCCGTGCTGCTGGAGCTGACCGGCCGGCAGCGCGACGGCCGCCGGGCCGGCGCCGAGCCGGCCGGCGCGGCGGAGTCCGGCGACGGGGCGCCCACCGGCAGCGAGCAGCGGGGGCGGGCATGA
- a CDS encoding TraR/DksA family transcriptional regulator — translation MAKPVDTRTAGRKPVAKATRSAAETEKIRAALAARRDELRAEYDQTLSEITELQRDRLTDSAGDDQADTGTKTFEREQEISLANSILERITQVERALERLDEGGYGWCERCGNPIPVERLAAFPSATLCVTCKQLEERR, via the coding sequence ATGGCGAAGCCAGTCGATACCAGGACCGCCGGCCGCAAGCCGGTGGCGAAGGCCACCCGCAGCGCGGCGGAGACCGAGAAGATCCGGGCGGCCCTGGCGGCCCGGCGCGACGAGTTGCGCGCCGAGTACGATCAGACGCTGAGCGAGATCACCGAGCTGCAGCGCGACCGGCTGACCGACTCGGCCGGGGACGACCAGGCCGACACCGGCACCAAGACGTTCGAGCGCGAGCAGGAGATCTCACTCGCCAACAGCATCCTGGAACGGATCACGCAGGTCGAGCGGGCCCTGGAGCGGCTCGACGAGGGCGGTTACGGCTGGTGCGAGCGGTGCGGCAACCCCATCCCGGTGGAGCGGCTCGCCGCCTTCCCGTCGGCCACCCTCTGCGTGACCTGCAAGCAGCTGGAGGAGCGGCGCTAG
- a CDS encoding AAA family ATPase, with product MDGSETGWGRQAEPAPRWRALLDRARLGGRGAEHAEADRRAEEPPAPPPESLPRHGAGNGWSGRAPAIGHPAELSYGAEPAYRVEATYRVEPAYRVDPGYQAEPSYRAEPSQPPEPGYAAEPPYRAEPSYRAEPSYRAEPSYRAEPSYRAEPSYRAEPSYPAEPEPGQPDREPHRGSASVESRYAVLDHGYRHEPSSVESRYALLDNGGYRPETYPPPEPVAPTPAAYQQPAIADSYPARIEPARVEWRAPAPESELDRAAGVLRRELGTPRVLAFANPKGGVHKTTATVLAAASVGSVRGRGVLAWDDNELRGTLGLRAGSARHARTIRHLVHDLAQIEILEGAALLEHLDDYLRHASDGSYDVLAGEESPRFAQRLDQFTVKRVLELLRRTHDVVCVDTGNNVESPNWRTVMQAADQLVVTTVPREDAAFSADWMLDLLHEVGMGELADNAVTLISCPTPGRTSLQDDLERHFATRTRAVAVVPYDPALETGSSIEYHQLQPETRQAWLKAAAVMLEPFAR from the coding sequence TTGGACGGCAGCGAAACCGGCTGGGGTCGGCAGGCTGAGCCGGCACCGCGGTGGCGGGCGCTGCTCGACCGGGCCCGCCTCGGCGGCCGCGGCGCGGAGCACGCCGAGGCCGACCGCCGCGCCGAGGAGCCCCCGGCGCCGCCTCCCGAGTCGCTGCCCCGGCACGGCGCGGGCAACGGCTGGTCCGGGCGGGCGCCGGCGATCGGGCATCCCGCCGAGCTGTCGTACGGCGCCGAGCCGGCCTACCGCGTCGAGGCGACCTACCGGGTCGAGCCGGCCTACCGCGTCGACCCCGGGTACCAGGCCGAGCCCAGCTACCGGGCCGAGCCGTCCCAGCCGCCGGAGCCCGGCTACGCCGCCGAGCCGCCCTACCGGGCGGAGCCGTCGTACCGGGCGGAGCCGTCGTACCGGGCGGAGCCGTCGTACCGGGCGGAGCCGTCGTACCGGGCGGAGCCGTCGTACCGGGCGGAGCCGTCGTACCCGGCGGAGCCCGAACCGGGCCAGCCCGACCGGGAGCCGCACCGGGGGTCCGCCTCCGTCGAGTCCCGCTACGCGGTCCTGGACCACGGCTACCGGCACGAGCCCTCGTCGGTCGAGTCCCGGTACGCCCTGCTGGACAACGGCGGCTACCGGCCGGAGACGTACCCGCCGCCGGAGCCGGTCGCCCCGACGCCGGCCGCGTACCAGCAGCCGGCGATCGCCGACTCCTACCCGGCCCGGATCGAGCCGGCCCGCGTCGAGTGGCGGGCTCCCGCCCCGGAGAGCGAGCTGGACCGGGCCGCCGGGGTGCTCCGCCGCGAGCTGGGCACCCCCCGGGTGCTCGCCTTCGCCAATCCGAAGGGTGGGGTGCACAAGACCACCGCCACCGTGCTCGCCGCCGCCTCCGTGGGCAGCGTCCGCGGGCGCGGGGTGCTCGCCTGGGACGACAACGAGCTGCGCGGCACCCTCGGCCTGCGCGCCGGCAGCGCCCGGCACGCCCGGACCATCCGGCACCTGGTCCACGACCTCGCCCAGATCGAGATCCTGGAGGGCGCCGCCCTGCTGGAACACCTCGACGACTACCTGCGGCACGCCTCCGACGGCTCGTACGACGTGCTGGCCGGGGAGGAGAGCCCCCGGTTCGCCCAGCGCCTGGACCAGTTCACCGTCAAGCGGGTGCTGGAGCTGCTGCGGCGCACCCACGACGTGGTCTGCGTGGACACCGGCAACAACGTGGAGAGCCCGAACTGGCGTACCGTCATGCAGGCCGCCGACCAGCTCGTGGTGACCACCGTGCCGCGCGAGGACGCCGCGTTCAGCGCGGACTGGATGCTCGACCTGCTGCACGAGGTGGGGATGGGGGAGCTGGCCGACAACGCGGTCACCCTGATCTCCTGCCCGACGCCGGGCCGCACCTCGCTGCAGGACGACCTGGAGCGGCACTTCGCCACCCGGACCCGGGCGGTCGCCGTGGTGCCGTACGACCCGGCGCTGGAGACCGGCTCCTCGATCGAGTACCACCAGCTCCAGCCGGAGACCCGGCAGGCGTGGCTCAAGGCCGCCGCGGTGATGCTGGAGCCGTTCGCCCGCTGA
- the hisB gene encoding imidazoleglycerol-phosphate dehydratase HisB produces the protein MSRTARVERITKETKVLVELDLDGTGRAEITTGVGFYDHMLNQIARHGGFDLTVRTVGDLEIDAHHTMEDTALALGAAFDQALGDKAGIRRYGSATVPMDEVLVRAAVDLSGRPYVLHDEPVLAPYIGPVYPTSMTRHIWESFGQAARITLHVDVLRAARPGGHPDAHHVVEAQFKAVSRALREATSIDPRNAGAIPSTKGAL, from the coding sequence ATGAGTCGCACCGCCCGGGTCGAGCGGATCACCAAGGAGACCAAGGTCCTCGTCGAGCTCGACCTCGACGGCACCGGCCGGGCCGAGATCACCACCGGCGTCGGCTTCTACGACCACATGCTGAACCAGATCGCCCGGCACGGCGGCTTCGACCTGACCGTGCGCACCGTCGGCGACCTGGAGATCGACGCCCACCACACGATGGAGGACACCGCGCTCGCCCTGGGCGCCGCGTTCGACCAGGCGCTGGGGGACAAGGCCGGCATCCGGCGGTACGGCTCGGCCACCGTCCCGATGGACGAGGTCCTGGTCCGGGCCGCCGTCGACCTGTCCGGCCGGCCGTACGTGCTGCACGACGAGCCGGTGCTCGCCCCGTACATCGGGCCGGTCTACCCGACCAGCATGACCCGGCACATCTGGGAGTCGTTCGGCCAGGCGGCCCGGATCACCCTGCACGTGGACGTGCTGCGGGCGGCCCGGCCCGGCGGCCACCCGGACGCCCACCACGTGGTCGAGGCCCAGTTCAAGGCGGTCTCCCGGGCGCTGCGCGAGGCCACCTCCATCGACCCGCGCAACGCCGGAGCGATCCCCAGCACCAAGGGTGCGCTCTGA
- a CDS encoding RluA family pseudouridine synthase, translated as MTSAFAAGGDHRSLPVPDGLDGMRLDQAVSRLFGLSRTAAAALVDAGDALVDGAVRANSHKVKAGSWLEVTLPAPAAPATVVPQAVPGLTVVYADDDIVVVDKPVGVAAHPSPGWTGPTVIGALAAIGHRISTSGAAERQGVVHRLDVGTTGIMAVAKSEQAYTALKRAFKYREVEKRYHAVVQGHPDPLRGTIDAPIDRHPHHDYRWAVVTGGKPSITHYDTLEAFPAASLLDVRLETGRTHQIRVHFSTLRHPCVGDITYGADPTLSARLGLSRQWLHARSLSFQHPRTGDEVTFVSDYPDDLAHALEILRD; from the coding sequence ATGACCTCGGCCTTCGCCGCCGGCGGCGACCACCGCTCCCTGCCCGTGCCGGACGGCCTCGACGGCATGCGGCTGGACCAGGCCGTGTCCCGGCTCTTCGGGCTCTCCCGGACCGCCGCCGCGGCCCTCGTCGACGCCGGGGACGCACTGGTCGACGGCGCCGTCCGGGCCAATTCGCACAAGGTCAAGGCCGGCTCCTGGCTGGAGGTGACCCTGCCCGCCCCGGCCGCCCCGGCGACCGTGGTCCCGCAGGCCGTGCCCGGCCTGACCGTGGTCTACGCGGACGACGACATCGTGGTGGTCGACAAGCCGGTCGGCGTGGCCGCCCATCCCAGCCCCGGCTGGACCGGCCCGACGGTGATCGGCGCCCTGGCCGCCATCGGCCATCGGATCTCCACCAGCGGCGCCGCGGAGCGGCAGGGCGTGGTGCACCGGCTCGACGTGGGGACCACCGGGATCATGGCGGTGGCCAAGAGCGAGCAGGCGTACACCGCGTTGAAGCGGGCCTTCAAGTACCGCGAGGTGGAGAAGCGCTACCACGCCGTGGTGCAGGGCCACCCGGACCCGCTGCGCGGCACCATCGACGCGCCGATCGACCGGCATCCGCACCACGACTACCGCTGGGCGGTGGTCACCGGGGGCAAGCCGAGCATCACCCACTACGACACGCTGGAGGCGTTCCCGGCGGCGAGCCTGCTCGACGTCCGCCTGGAGACCGGGCGCACCCACCAGATCCGGGTGCACTTCTCGACCCTGCGCCACCCGTGCGTCGGCGACATCACGTACGGCGCCGACCCGACCCTCTCGGCCCGGCTCGGGCTGAGCCGGCAGTGGCTGCACGCCCGCTCGCTGAGCTTCCAGCACCCGCGTACCGGCGACGAGGTCACCTTCGTCAGCGACTACCCGGACGACCTGGCGCACGCGCTGGAGATCCTGCGCGACTGA
- a CDS encoding DUF167 domain-containing protein, which yields MDDTLTVAVRVKPGASRARVGGRFDGPHGPALVIAVNAPAVDGRATEAARRALADALGVRAAAVSLRTGAASRDKLFLVERPSSELPVVLRRLRDGSAE from the coding sequence ATGGACGACACGCTCACCGTCGCCGTACGGGTGAAGCCCGGCGCCTCCCGGGCCCGGGTCGGCGGCCGCTTCGACGGTCCGCACGGGCCGGCCCTGGTGATCGCTGTGAACGCCCCGGCGGTCGACGGCCGGGCCACCGAGGCGGCCCGCCGCGCCCTCGCGGACGCGCTGGGCGTCCGGGCCGCGGCGGTCTCGCTGCGCACCGGCGCGGCCAGCCGCGACAAACTCTTCCTGGTCGAGCGCCCCTCGTCGGAGCTGCCCGTGGTGCTTCGCCGGCTGCGCGACGGATCGGCCGAGTGA
- the hisD gene encoding histidinol dehydrogenase — protein MLNRIDLRGGVRDPRHLLPRAQLDVSVAVERIRPLVEAVGEHGYPAIREASERFDGISPERLRVPAEAIKEAEGSLDPQVRAALLESITRARKVHADQRRTDHTTHVVPGGTVTERWVPVDRVGLYVPGGLAMYPSTVVMNVVPAQAAGVRSLVVVSPPQRDNGGLPDQRVLAACALLGVDEVYAVGGAQAVAMLAYGSTVDPDGAQRCTPVDMITGPGNIWVTAAKRLLRGVVGIDAEAGPTEIAILADDTADPAHVAADLISQAEHDPLAASVLVTPSVALADAVERELARQVPATKHVERVTTALTGEQSGLVLVDDLEAGLRVVDAYAAEHLEIQTVDARDWALRVRNAGAIFVGAWSPVSLGDYCAGSNHVLPTGGCTRHSSGLSVQSFLRGVHLVEYSQDALRDVAPHVVTLATVEDLPAHGQAVSVRFPEDTA, from the coding sequence GTGTTGAATAGGATCGACCTGCGTGGCGGGGTCCGTGACCCGCGTCACCTGCTGCCCCGTGCCCAGCTCGACGTGTCGGTGGCCGTCGAGCGGATCCGCCCACTGGTGGAGGCGGTCGGGGAGCATGGTTACCCGGCGATCCGGGAGGCGAGCGAGCGGTTCGACGGCATCTCCCCGGAGCGCCTGCGGGTGCCCGCCGAGGCGATCAAGGAAGCCGAGGGGAGCCTCGACCCGCAGGTCCGCGCCGCGCTGCTGGAGTCGATCACCCGGGCTCGCAAGGTCCACGCCGACCAGCGGCGCACCGACCACACCACCCACGTGGTGCCCGGTGGCACGGTGACCGAGCGCTGGGTGCCCGTCGACCGGGTCGGCCTGTACGTCCCCGGCGGCCTGGCGATGTACCCGTCGACCGTGGTGATGAACGTGGTTCCCGCCCAGGCGGCCGGGGTCCGCTCGCTGGTCGTGGTCAGCCCGCCGCAGCGGGACAACGGCGGCCTGCCCGACCAGCGGGTCCTCGCGGCCTGCGCGCTGCTCGGCGTCGACGAGGTGTACGCGGTCGGCGGCGCCCAGGCGGTGGCGATGCTGGCGTACGGCTCGACCGTCGACCCGGACGGCGCGCAGCGCTGCACGCCGGTCGACATGATCACCGGCCCGGGCAACATCTGGGTGACCGCGGCCAAGCGGCTGCTGCGCGGCGTGGTCGGCATCGACGCCGAGGCCGGCCCGACCGAGATCGCCATCCTCGCCGACGACACCGCCGACCCGGCGCACGTCGCCGCCGACCTGATCAGCCAGGCCGAGCACGACCCCCTCGCGGCCAGCGTGCTGGTCACCCCGTCGGTGGCCCTCGCGGACGCGGTCGAGCGGGAGCTGGCCCGGCAGGTGCCGGCCACCAAGCACGTCGAGCGGGTCACCACGGCGCTCACCGGCGAGCAGAGCGGCCTCGTCCTGGTCGACGACCTCGAAGCGGGGCTGCGGGTGGTCGACGCGTACGCGGCCGAGCACCTGGAGATCCAGACCGTCGACGCCCGCGACTGGGCGCTGCGGGTGCGCAACGCCGGGGCGATCTTCGTCGGCGCCTGGTCGCCGGTGTCGCTCGGCGACTACTGCGCCGGCTCCAACCACGTCCTGCCCACCGGCGGCTGCACCCGGCACTCCTCGGGCCTGTCGGTGCAGTCCTTCCTGCGCGGCGTCCACCTGGTGGAGTACAGCCAGGACGCGCTGCGGGACGTCGCCCCGCACGTGGTCACGCTGGCGACCGTGGAGGACCTGCCGGCGCACGGCCAGGCGGTCAGCGTCCGCTTCCCGGAGGACACGGCGTGA
- a CDS encoding potassium/proton antiporter, whose translation MTPGLDLALLLGAAVLLVAVGAVRFSTRLGVPSLLVYLALGVAIGEAGLGIRFDDVELTRVLGFCALIVIIAEGGLSARWSTLRPVLGLAAALSTVGVVVSIVVVGLVVHLLLGLDWRLALLYGAVLSSTDAAAVFATLRRLRLPPRLVATLEAESGINDAPVVILVVLLSRAAPAAHPWWYEVLLVGYELGVGAAVGVAAGIAGRWALRRAALPSAGLYPIAVVGFTVLAYAAGAVLHASGFLAVYVAGVLLGNARLPHRQAILGFADGLAWLAQIGLFVLLGLLVSPGRLDAAVLPAVVAGLALVLAARPLSVAVSALPFRFGLREQAFLSWAGLRGAVPIVLATIPLSERVPGADRLFDAVFVLVVIFTLVQAGTLAPAARRLGVTAPAEAAEIRVETAPLERMRADLLQLEVPPGSRLGGVHVDELRLPVGASVTLVLRDGAGFVPGPDTRLKVGDSLLIVATAGVRDEVERRLRAISRRGRLARWFGEYGEDRDG comes from the coding sequence ATGACCCCCGGGCTGGATCTCGCGCTGCTGCTCGGCGCGGCCGTCCTGCTGGTGGCGGTGGGCGCGGTGCGGTTCTCCACCCGGCTCGGGGTGCCCAGTCTGCTGGTCTACCTCGCGCTCGGGGTGGCGATCGGCGAGGCGGGCCTGGGCATCCGCTTCGACGACGTCGAGCTGACCCGGGTGCTCGGGTTCTGCGCGCTCATCGTGATCATCGCGGAGGGCGGGCTGAGCGCCCGGTGGAGCACCCTGCGGCCGGTGCTCGGGCTGGCCGCCGCGCTCTCCACGGTCGGCGTGGTGGTCAGCATCGTGGTCGTCGGCCTCGTCGTGCACCTGCTGCTCGGCCTGGACTGGCGGCTGGCGCTGCTCTACGGCGCGGTGCTCTCCTCCACCGACGCGGCGGCCGTCTTCGCCACCCTGCGCCGGCTGCGCCTGCCGCCCCGGCTGGTGGCCACCCTGGAAGCCGAGTCGGGCATCAACGACGCCCCCGTGGTGATCCTGGTGGTGCTGCTGTCCCGGGCCGCCCCCGCCGCCCACCCCTGGTGGTACGAGGTCCTCCTCGTCGGCTACGAGCTGGGGGTCGGGGCGGCGGTCGGGGTGGCCGCCGGGATCGCCGGACGGTGGGCGCTGCGCCGGGCCGCGCTGCCCTCGGCGGGGCTCTACCCGATCGCGGTGGTCGGCTTCACCGTGCTCGCGTACGCCGCCGGAGCGGTGCTGCACGCCTCCGGCTTCCTCGCCGTGTACGTCGCCGGGGTGTTGCTCGGCAACGCCCGGCTGCCGCACCGCCAGGCCATCCTCGGCTTCGCCGACGGGCTGGCCTGGCTGGCCCAGATCGGCCTCTTCGTGCTGCTCGGCCTGCTGGTGTCGCCGGGCCGGCTGGACGCCGCGGTGCTGCCCGCGGTGGTGGCCGGCCTGGCCCTGGTGCTGGCCGCCCGGCCGCTGTCGGTGGCGGTCTCCGCGTTGCCGTTCCGGTTCGGCCTGCGCGAGCAGGCGTTCCTGTCCTGGGCCGGGCTGCGCGGCGCGGTGCCGATCGTGCTGGCCACCATCCCGCTCTCCGAGCGGGTCCCGGGGGCGGACCGACTCTTCGACGCGGTCTTCGTGCTGGTGGTGATCTTCACGCTGGTGCAGGCCGGGACCCTCGCCCCGGCGGCCCGTCGGCTCGGGGTGACCGCCCCGGCGGAGGCGGCCGAGATCCGGGTCGAGACGGCCCCCCTCGAACGGATGCGGGCGGACCTGCTCCAGCTCGAGGTGCCGCCGGGCTCCCGGCTCGGCGGGGTGCACGTGGACGAGCTGCGGCTTCCGGTGGGCGCCTCGGTGACCCTGGTGCTGCGCGACGGGGCCGGCTTCGTGCCCGGGCCGGACACCCGGCTCAAGGTCGGCGACAGCCTGCTCATCGTAGCCACCGCAGGGGTCCGGGACGAGGTGGAGCGGCGGTTGCGGGCGATCAGCCGCCGGGGCCGGCTGGCCCGGTGGTTTGGCGAGTACGGCGAGGACCGGGACGGATGA